One window of Myxococcus fulvus genomic DNA carries:
- a CDS encoding AAA family ATPase, with the protein MATADQVKALIRSHADGDDTRFYAIAMQVAAQAARSGHGKFAQELRELVDQVKARVKATEPARGPNPVPLAQPRGELAGLLTVGYPKTRVSDMALPAPLRTRLDRVLTEQHERARLREHGFSPMRKLLLVGPPGTGKTMTAAALAGELGLPLFSIQLDGLITKYMGETAAKLRLVFDAIQSTRGVYLFDEFDALGGERGSKNDVGEIRRVLNSFLQFLEQDDSDSLVLGATNHVSLLDRALFRRFDAVLEYSLPTEEIATRVMKGRLVLLDTSNIEWHTAAEAAKGLSHAEIAMACEQAAKNAILDHTTAVRDVELVAALEERRGTNA; encoded by the coding sequence ATGGCTACTGCGGACCAAGTTAAAGCGCTCATCCGGAGCCACGCCGATGGCGACGATACGCGCTTCTACGCAATCGCCATGCAGGTGGCCGCGCAGGCGGCGCGGAGCGGCCACGGCAAGTTCGCGCAAGAGCTTCGAGAACTCGTCGATCAGGTGAAGGCGCGCGTGAAAGCGACCGAGCCCGCGCGAGGGCCCAATCCTGTTCCGCTGGCCCAGCCCCGCGGTGAGCTTGCGGGCCTGCTCACGGTCGGCTATCCGAAGACCCGCGTGAGCGACATGGCGCTGCCTGCCCCGCTCCGCACGCGTCTCGATCGCGTACTCACCGAGCAGCACGAACGCGCTCGCCTCCGCGAGCACGGCTTCTCGCCCATGCGGAAGCTCCTCCTTGTCGGGCCCCCGGGGACCGGCAAGACAATGACCGCTGCGGCGCTCGCGGGTGAGCTCGGTCTGCCACTCTTCAGCATTCAGCTCGACGGGCTCATCACGAAGTACATGGGCGAGACGGCTGCGAAGCTCCGGCTCGTGTTCGACGCGATCCAGTCGACTCGTGGCGTGTACCTTTTCGACGAGTTCGACGCTCTCGGCGGAGAGCGAGGCAGCAAGAATGACGTCGGCGAGATCCGCCGCGTGCTCAACTCATTCCTCCAGTTCCTCGAGCAGGACGACTCCGACAGCCTCGTGCTCGGTGCGACGAACCATGTCAGCTTGCTCGATCGCGCGCTCTTTCGTCGCTTCGATGCCGTCCTCGAGTACTCGCTGCCCACCGAGGAAATCGCAACCCGCGTGATGAAGGGGCGGCTGGTGCTCCTCGATACGAGCAACATCGAGTGGCACACGGCGGCGGAGGCTGCAAAAGGCCTAAGCCACGCCGAGATCGCAATGGCATGCGAGCAGGCCGCCAAGAACGCCATCCTCGACCACACGACGGCCGTGCGTGATGTCGAGCTCGTGGCCGCGCTCGAGGAACGACGCGGTACGAACGCATAG
- a CDS encoding S8 family peptidase has translation MSAPRNRKHILVPGPPTAEEYKPHGRKIDVTKPAPPTSRAKHGKALERALKVAVVEADKRRDVAGIEVHGAVPGLYVQFESQPGVPLQVTSLEDSRQGIEVVAVNHAKTDEPESRRIERATVFVPDGKVKHFLKRFESYAKTTPKKERERRYEDMLDPVATLRLATLRSLWTDATEAYPDENQTIWWEVWLRRQDGNELERLMEFAAAQEIDVAPRRLMFDDRIVTLARATPEQLAASIDVLNDVAEVRKAKEAATVFVNMGPEDQGEWAKELSDRVTPPSADAPAVCVLDTGVTRAHPLLDGSLDVDDCHTCEPAWGTHDHLGHGTEMAGLALYGDLTPVLAGTQNVVLRHRLESVKILPPNGHPANPPDLYGAVTAVAASRAEIQSPERRRTFSMSIAATDERDRGQPTSWSAAVDALAAGRTFDPSTHGLDYLDEGEDSARRLFVLCAGNVDETALSVDHLERSDTDPIHDPGQAWNALTVGALTEKAVINDPKWASWHPVARPGELSPWSTTGVTFADAWPIKPDVVFEGGNVVKNAKGEVDFPCPDLSLLSTYFKPADKSFVLSWATSAATAQAARLAALISAEYQTYWPETLRALLVHSAEWSAQMQTHLRGASGKRARAKLVQRYGFGVPSAERALRSANDALTLVAQSSIRPFTEGKMRELHFFDLPWPRGVLAELGATPVSLRITLSYFIEPNPGRRGWKKRHRYASHGLRFDVKGPTESIEEFRKRLNKKALEEDEAKPSTGGDSSEWYLGEQARNRGSLHSDILSCNAADLAERGAIAVYPVSGWWKDQPKRDRSELGARYALVVSIETPGVETDIWTPVAQQVGVLIAIEP, from the coding sequence GTGTCCGCACCTCGCAACCGCAAGCACATCCTCGTCCCCGGCCCACCAACGGCTGAGGAGTACAAGCCCCACGGGCGGAAGATCGACGTCACCAAGCCCGCGCCACCGACGAGCCGCGCGAAGCACGGCAAGGCCTTGGAGCGCGCGCTCAAGGTGGCCGTCGTCGAGGCGGACAAGCGCCGCGACGTAGCTGGCATCGAGGTCCACGGCGCGGTGCCTGGCCTCTACGTGCAGTTCGAGAGCCAGCCCGGTGTGCCGCTCCAGGTAACATCGCTCGAGGACTCGCGGCAGGGCATCGAGGTCGTCGCCGTCAACCACGCGAAGACCGACGAGCCCGAGTCGCGCCGCATCGAGCGCGCGACGGTGTTCGTGCCCGACGGCAAGGTGAAGCACTTCCTCAAGCGCTTCGAGAGCTACGCGAAGACAACGCCGAAGAAGGAACGCGAGCGCCGCTACGAGGACATGCTCGATCCGGTCGCGACGCTTCGCCTCGCGACCTTGCGCAGTCTGTGGACTGACGCGACCGAGGCATACCCCGACGAGAACCAGACGATCTGGTGGGAGGTCTGGCTCCGTCGCCAGGACGGCAACGAGCTTGAGCGCCTGATGGAATTCGCGGCTGCGCAGGAGATCGACGTCGCGCCGCGGCGCCTCATGTTCGACGATCGCATTGTCACGCTCGCACGCGCCACTCCCGAGCAGCTCGCCGCATCGATCGACGTGCTCAATGACGTCGCCGAGGTTCGAAAGGCCAAGGAAGCCGCCACGGTATTCGTCAACATGGGCCCAGAGGACCAGGGCGAGTGGGCGAAAGAGCTGAGCGATCGCGTCACGCCGCCATCGGCTGACGCGCCAGCCGTCTGCGTACTCGACACCGGCGTCACGCGCGCGCACCCGCTGCTCGACGGTTCCCTCGACGTCGACGACTGCCACACCTGCGAGCCTGCGTGGGGTACGCATGACCACCTCGGCCACGGCACCGAGATGGCCGGCCTCGCGCTCTACGGCGACCTCACGCCGGTCCTCGCGGGCACACAGAACGTCGTGCTCCGGCACCGGCTCGAGTCGGTGAAGATCCTGCCGCCCAATGGGCACCCTGCGAACCCGCCCGACCTCTATGGTGCGGTCACGGCCGTAGCGGCGAGCCGCGCAGAGATCCAATCCCCGGAGCGTCGTCGCACCTTCTCGATGTCCATCGCGGCGACCGACGAGCGTGATCGAGGCCAACCCACCTCGTGGTCCGCGGCGGTCGACGCGCTCGCTGCTGGCCGCACATTCGATCCGAGCACGCACGGGCTCGACTACCTCGACGAGGGCGAGGACTCCGCTCGACGCCTCTTCGTGCTCTGCGCAGGCAACGTTGACGAGACCGCGCTCTCCGTCGACCACCTCGAACGCAGCGACACCGATCCCATCCACGACCCCGGCCAGGCGTGGAACGCGCTCACGGTCGGCGCCCTGACCGAGAAGGCTGTCATCAACGACCCGAAGTGGGCGAGCTGGCATCCCGTCGCGCGGCCGGGTGAGCTGTCGCCGTGGAGCACCACCGGCGTGACCTTCGCGGACGCGTGGCCCATCAAGCCCGACGTCGTCTTCGAGGGCGGCAACGTCGTCAAGAACGCCAAGGGCGAGGTCGACTTCCCGTGCCCCGATCTCTCGCTGCTCTCGACGTACTTCAAGCCCGCCGACAAGTCCTTTGTGCTGAGCTGGGCGACCAGCGCGGCGACAGCGCAGGCAGCGCGCCTCGCTGCCCTCATCTCGGCCGAATACCAGACCTACTGGCCCGAGACGCTGCGCGCCCTCTTGGTGCACTCGGCGGAATGGTCGGCACAGATGCAGACCCATCTGCGCGGCGCGAGCGGCAAGCGCGCCCGCGCGAAGCTCGTCCAGCGCTATGGCTTCGGCGTGCCCAGCGCCGAGCGTGCCTTGCGGAGCGCAAACGACGCGCTCACCCTCGTCGCGCAGAGCAGCATCCGCCCGTTCACCGAGGGCAAGATGCGCGAGCTGCACTTCTTCGACCTGCCCTGGCCGCGCGGCGTGCTCGCGGAACTCGGCGCGACGCCGGTGAGCCTGCGCATCACGCTCTCGTACTTCATCGAGCCGAACCCCGGCCGGCGCGGCTGGAAGAAGCGGCACCGCTACGCCTCGCACGGCCTTCGCTTCGACGTGAAGGGACCGACGGAGTCGATCGAGGAGTTCCGCAAGCGCCTCAACAAGAAGGCGCTCGAAGAGGACGAGGCCAAGCCCTCCACGGGTGGCGACTCGTCGGAGTGGTACCTCGGCGAGCAGGCACGCAACCGAGGTTCGCTCCACTCGGACATCCTCTCCTGCAACGCCGCCGACCTCGCCGAGCGCGGGGCCATCGCCGTGTACCCGGTGAGCGGATGGTGGAAGGACCAGCCGAAGCGCGACCGCAGCGAGCTGGGTGCGCGGTACGCCCTCGTCGTGTCCATCGAGACGCCGGGCGTCGAGACGGACATCTGGACGCCGGTCGCCCAGCAGGTCGGCGTACTCATCGCCATTGAGCCGTAG